The proteins below are encoded in one region of Bacteroidota bacterium:
- a CDS encoding MFS transporter has translation MLSDKLNGIKTTFRSLRYRNYRLFFYGQSISLIGTWIQRITTPWLVYELTGSAFMLGLVGFAGQIPTFLIAPFAGVLTDRWNRYHILIITQIAAMIQALILAILYISGSIEVWHIVVLSIFLGIINAFDIPSRQSFVIEMIEKKEDLGNAIALNSSMFNGARLLGPSIAGILIAFAGEGICFFLNAFSYIFVIASLLMMKVAPRKVEYENKRVLKQFKEGFAYTFGFAPIKYIILLIALVGLMGMPYTVLMPVFAKTILNGGSHTFGFLMGASGLGALTGALYLASRKNVLGLDKIIPIAAAIFGLGLILFALSTYFLLSAVLMVVIGLGMMLQMASSNTILQTIVDDDKRGRVLSFYAMAFMGTAPFGSFLAGSLADSIGAPATLVIGGISCIIGAYIFARKLPELKAVVSPIYINLGIIPEGSLGVQSVVGSNIPEEK, from the coding sequence ATGCTTTCCGATAAACTAAATGGGATTAAAACTACATTTCGTTCACTCCGATACCGAAATTACCGGCTATTTTTTTATGGGCAAAGCATCTCGCTTATCGGAACTTGGATACAACGGATCACTACTCCCTGGCTGGTTTATGAATTGACAGGATCGGCATTTATGCTTGGTCTGGTTGGATTTGCCGGACAAATTCCTACTTTTTTAATTGCACCATTCGCAGGGGTTCTGACGGATCGGTGGAACCGCTATCATATTCTGATCATCACTCAAATTGCGGCCATGATTCAGGCGTTAATTTTGGCTATTCTTTACATTTCAGGAAGCATCGAGGTTTGGCACATTGTTGTTCTCAGTATATTTCTTGGAATTATCAATGCATTCGATATTCCATCCAGGCAGTCGTTTGTTATTGAGATGATCGAAAAAAAAGAAGACCTGGGAAATGCAATTGCCCTCAATTCATCGATGTTTAATGGTGCACGTTTATTGGGTCCGTCTATAGCAGGTATTTTAATCGCCTTTGCCGGCGAAGGTATTTGCTTTTTCCTGAACGCTTTCAGTTATATTTTTGTGATTGCATCACTGCTGATGATGAAGGTAGCTCCCAGAAAAGTAGAGTATGAGAATAAACGGGTCCTTAAACAATTTAAGGAAGGATTTGCCTACACTTTTGGGTTTGCCCCCATTAAATATATTATACTGCTGATTGCACTGGTTGGATTGATGGGAATGCCTTATACAGTGCTCATGCCTGTTTTTGCTAAAACCATACTTAATGGTGGATCACACACTTTTGGATTTTTAATGGGAGCTTCAGGCTTAGGTGCATTAACAGGAGCACTTTATCTGGCTTCCCGTAAAAATGTATTGGGACTTGACAAAATCATACCTATCGCTGCTGCAATTTTCGGTTTGGGACTCATTTTATTTGCTTTATCGACCTATTTCCTTCTATCCGCAGTTTTGATGGTGGTCATTGGATTGGGCATGATGCTTCAAATGGCCTCAAGCAATACCATTTTACAAACGATTGTTGACGATGATAAACGAGGCAGGGTACTCAGTTTTTATGCGATGGCATTTATGGGAACTGCTCCCTTCGGTAGCTTTTTAGCCGGTAGCTTAGCAGACAGTATCGGTGCTCCGGCTACTTTGGTAATCGGAGGTATTTCTTGTATTATCGGAGCTTATATTTTTGCCCGCAAACTCCCTGAACTTAAAGCGGTTGTGAGTCCGATTTATATCAATCTTGGTATTATCCCTGAAGGGTCATTGGGAGTTCAATCGGTGGTTGGATCAAATATTCCGGAAGAAAAATAA